TCCTGCTCGTAAAGGCTTCCGAGTTGGCGTATCGCGCGGTCGAGAAGTCCGTTTCTTTCCTCGTCCGTAGCCGGCGTTGAGTCCGGCTTGGCCAAGTTGGTGATGCGTCGGTCTTGGTCGGACGCGCTATTTTTCAGGACGTAGCCTGGGGATTCCTGCCACATGCTCGTGACGAGTTCCGCGGCCTCGTCGAACATTGTCTCAATCCCGGCGCTATTCGAGTAGGGTAGTGAGCGCCAAGTCACCGGGTTGCCGTCCGGGGACAGTACCAGAATGTAGGGAAAGGAGATCGGCATCTTGAGCTCCTGCGAGAGCATCGCAGCGGCGATTCCGGCTTCCGGGCAAAGGTCCAGATCCACCAAGACCGGTACGAATTCTCGGTTGAGGCGATCTGCCAAGCCCCTGCTGCGATCGATCGCATCAAGGGTCTCCAAGCAGCCCGGGTAGCGCGAGGAGCCTAGGACGGCGAAGATCAAGCGCTCGGTTTGCTTCGCCTGCTCCAGCGTGGCCGGTTCCCAATGCTGCCAGTGAACCGGGGATGAGGCCCTGCGCTCAAGCAGTCCTTTGGGCGCTCCGGACATCGCATTGGGCGCCAGGTCACGCACCATTGGAGCAGGGACAGCGGCGGGTGCGGATTCCTTTGCCCGCTCGCGGCAAGAGGTGCTCAGGGCCAAGGTGGCCAGCAGGCAGGCACGGGTTCCGGATTTCAGCATTTCAATGGGTGTCAAGAGGGGAAGGCTAGGGCCAAGATGCAGAAAAGGCTTTCGCGCTTACAAGCCGAAGCTACGCTGCGGCAGCGATTTCCGGACCTTATCAGCGTGATTAGTATAGCGGTTTCCAGTCAGAAAGGTGGGGTGGGCAAGACCACCGTCTCGATCAATATGGCGCATGCCTTTGCTCGGGCCGGACTCCGCACTTTGCTCGTCGATGCCGACCCGCAAGGCTCGGTGGGACTCTCGCTGACGCGCCAATCGCGGATGCTTTCCGGCTTCTATGACTACTTGGCCGACCCCGGCATCCCGCTCGAGCGAATCCTGGTCCCCACACGCTTGGAAACCTTCTCCTTGGTAGCCGCAGGTCAAGCCAGCGACTACGAGGTGGGAGGCTCGCCCACCGGGGCGAATCTGGCCCGGGTCAGGGGATTCCTTCGGGCGGTGGAAGCCCGCGGCTTCGACCTCTGTCTCGTCGATACCCCGGCGGGCCTTTTCGGCCTCACGGCTGATATCATTGCCTCCAGTGATGCCGTTCTCGTGCCCCAGCAGGCGGAGCCGCTCGGGATCCGGTCGGTGCCAAAAATGCTGGAAGGCCTGAACCGTCTCCGGGTGATCCACCCGCGCTTGCTCGTGCTCGGTGTGCTGATGACCATGGTCCAGCAGGAAATGGCCGAGAGCCGTGAGTCGGTGATCGCCCTTCGCCAGCTTTTGCCACCGGACCTCGTCCTGCAGACGATGATCCCGCGCGACGGGCTTTTCGTGAGGGCGAGTGCCCGCGGTTTGCCTGTCGGTGTCCTTGAGGACGGTGCCGGGGCCCTCGCGGTATTCGACTCCCTGCGTGCCGAGATCGAAGCGAAGCTGGAACGAGCCGGGCATTCGCCCCAGCCCCGCCACCATGGATCCGCTTGAACCATGGATCGATGCCTCCTCCGTCCGGAGGATGGCGGAGAGCTTGCTCTCGGAACCGCGAGGAGCCACGGCGGATCCCGGGCCCGACGCGGGGTTTGGCCGGGAGTTCGTCGGTTTTGCGGCTGAGCCCGCTTCACCCGCGAGTTCCGCACCGACACCGGTAGCGCCAACTCCGCCGGTTAACGTCCCTGAACCGGTAGCAGTGGCGGAGGTTCAGCCCCCTGCTCCTGCCGGAGAGACGGTCACCCCGCCGCCCATTCCGCCCTCAACACCGGCAACCGAGCGCCGCGGTCCGCTGCTCGAGCGCCTTGCCCGCTTCCGCGATAGCCTGATCCGTCACACCAGTGCCCAAGGCGTGTTTATCTTGGATCGGGAAGGGAAGCCGGTGATGGAGGACCCCGCTTTCGCAAAGCTGCACTTCCTCGCCCGCAGTCTGGCTCAGGCTTATCGGCCGGTGTCCGGCCAAGCCGGTAACGTGCACGTGAAGATCGGCTCGAATGCAGTTCTTGAAGTCGTGCCGGTGGAAACCGCTTTCGGATGTCTTGTCTTGGGTGCCGTAATGCCGCGTCCCTTGACCGCTGCCGCCGTCGCCGAGATCGCTACCGCCTTGCGCCAAGCGGCGACCCCGCGTGGTGAGGCGATCTGATCCGCTACCTCGTGCGGCGATTCTGGATTCCCAAAACCGCGGCGGTGAGTCCGCCGGAGCTGATCATCACCAAGAGCAGCAGGATGGCGTCGTAATCCACGGTTTCCAGCCAGTCTCCGCCGACCGGCTTCTTGAGGCCGAGGAAGATGTTCCGCGTGCCGTCGTTGTTGCGGTAGTCCACGCGGAAGGTCTCCGCCTCGCGAACCAGCAGGTCGATGCGGTTGTTCACGAAGAACTCGGAGATTGGCCGTGCCTTCGGGTCGGAACTCTGGACGCGGATGGATTCGATCTGAAGACGGGTGCCGCCGCGGGCGAGATCGGTGATGCGTTCGGCGAGATCGCGGGCATCGGCAGTGTTGGTCGAGTCCGCGGCCCCCAGCTTCACCAGAGCTTCAAGCATGAGTTGGAGGCGCTCCGCCACGGCGGGCTCGAGCGTCTCCGTCACTTCCTTGATCGCATCGACGCGCCGCTGAATCCGGATACGTTCGATCTCGTAGGGATTGCGGGTTGCCTGTGTCACCACCATCGCCTCATAGGCATGGCGCAGCGGCATGAAGCGGGAAGGCACCGGGGTGCCGCCCCGTTCACGTTCGATGCCGCTGTTCTCGAAGAGACCGCGGTTCATTTCGCGGAAAGGCACGAGAGCCCCCGCGAGAAGCATCTGCGGAACCAGCAGCAGCGGCACGGCGGTAAGCGCCGCGCGCTCGGTCTTCACTAGGGAGGATACCAGCAACGCCAGTCCGGTGCCGGTGCAGGCTGTTAGAGTCATCCATAGCCATTGGCTCAAGATCGTCCCCTTGATCTCCAGGATCGTATGGCCAATGACGGTGTAAGCGAGGCACTGTGCGGCGGCGACCAAGCCGAGTGCTCCAAACTTCGCGGTGACGTAGAGCAGGGGATTCGGCCGGCAGTTGCGCTCGCGGCGCAGGATCGGGCGGTCGCGCAGGATCTCGGTGGCCGAGTTCGTGAGGCCCAGGAACATCGCCAC
This window of the Luteolibacter rhizosphaerae genome carries:
- a CDS encoding ParA family protein, which codes for MQKRLSRLQAEATLRQRFPDLISVISIAVSSQKGGVGKTTVSINMAHAFARAGLRTLLVDADPQGSVGLSLTRQSRMLSGFYDYLADPGIPLERILVPTRLETFSLVAAGQASDYEVGGSPTGANLARVRGFLRAVEARGFDLCLVDTPAGLFGLTADIIASSDAVLVPQQAEPLGIRSVPKMLEGLNRLRVIHPRLLVLGVLMTMVQQEMAESRESVIALRQLLPPDLVLQTMIPRDGLFVRASARGLPVGVLEDGAGALAVFDSLRAEIEAKLERAGHSPQPRHHGSA